One Vanessa cardui chromosome 22, ilVanCard2.1, whole genome shotgun sequence DNA window includes the following coding sequences:
- the LOC124539171 gene encoding uncharacterized protein LOC124539171 — protein sequence MGSLLPMPNEPHKFLQIYYMGGEDSGNTLANRVNARCDYNNLDSLYARRIVSELDALLNEHNELLKIFKSHMHQLQSDNHAIVINPNKTPAGEHIRRFNAPVVDDVAGIMVGDCTAAREIVIRRRNNNLQFIADTHRSYAALQYPLIFWKGQDGYCINIKQRDPVSGAETNKNLCQQFMVDMYAKIESERLRYLRYNQQKLRAEEYIHLRDAINNNADVAEIEYEDTTNGAKEWHGGTPETAEGEMTTSEKGQESYGTEWFKKGVYEKVWIGQQI from the exons ATGGGCTCACTGCTGCCAATGCCAAACGAACCACataaatttttacaaatctACTATATGGGCGGCGAGGATTCCGGAAACACACTTGCCAATCGTGTGAATGCACGTTGTGATTATAATAACCTTGATTCACTTTATGCCAGGCGCATCGTCAGTGAGCTAGATGCTCTTTTGAACGAGCACAACGAGTtgttgaaaatattcaaatcacATATGCACCAATTACAAAGCGATAATCACGCTATCGTCATTAATCCTAATAAAACACCAGCTGGAGAGCATATTCGTAGATTCAATGCACCCGTTGTTGATGATGTTGCTGGAATCATGGTTGGCGATTGTACAGCTGCACGAGAAATTGTGATTCGTAGAAGAAATAATAATCTTCAGTTCATTGCTGACACACATCGTTCATATGCCGCTCTCCAATATCCGCTAATATTTTGGAAGGGACAAGACGGATATTGCATAAACATAAAACAACGAGATCCCGTATCAG GAGCTGAAACAAACAAGAAC CTTTGTCAACAATTCATGGTCGACATGTACGCGAAGATTGAGAGCGAACGACTACGATACTTACGATATAATCAACAAAAGCTGCGCGCGGAAGAGTACATTCATTTGCGAGACGCTATCAACAACAACGCCGACGTCGCCGAAATTG AATACGAGGACACGACAAATGGAGCAAAAGAGTGGCACGGTGGTACCCCAGAGACTGCTGAAGGTGAGATGACGACATCAGAAAAGGGTCAGGAGTCATATGGAACAGAGTGGTTCAAGAAAGGGGTGTATGAAAAAGTTTGGATTGGCCAACAGATCTAG
- the LOC124539172 gene encoding uncharacterized protein LOC124539172, with the protein MANKCNQCGKFLSTTDGAKCNKCNSVFHRLCVNVSPDSRLPARWTCPGCRRTENKNKSVVNTESPSMGDIFTDASSADNEEKNSAVCLAEEMRLLRLELMSVTREITSFRVELTRMNDNMAEFNKRVDNVEERLTSLEEKNSGSVDQNLNNVIAQLKSDINDREQKSLINDIQITGLPERSGENAVHLTLAVTKKLGLALDSCDIVSAERAGPHRALVSSEERQRPRPVIVRLARRSLRDDIIKAARVRRGTDTSGVTDGDPSRVYINEHLTRFNRLLFYKAREEGKRHGWRFIWTREGRIYMRRETDTAVQRIRTECDISKIFGLK; encoded by the coding sequence ATGGCCAACAAATGTAATCAATGCGGCAAGTTCTTATCAACTACAGATGGCGCAAAGTGCAATAAATGTAATTCGGTATTCCATCGATTGTGCGTCAACGTTAGCCCCGACTCCCGCCTCCCCGCGCGCTGGACGTGCCCAGGGTGCCGCAGAACGGAAAATAAGAACAAGTCTGTCGTAAATACTGAGTCGCCGTCTATGGGTGATATATTTACAGATGCTAGTTCGGCTGATAATGAGGAGAAGAACTCAGCGGTATGCTTGGCTGAGGAAATGAGGCTTCTGCGGTTAGAGCTTATGTCGGTCACGCGAGAAATAACTTCGTTTAGGGTTGAGTTAACGAGAATGAACGACAACATGgccgaatttaataaaagggTCGACAACGTAGAGGAGCGTTTGACTTCCTTGGAAGAAAAAAACTCGGGGTCTGtcgatcaaaatttaaataatgtcattGCGCAATTAAAATCAGACATCAACGATCGTGAACAAAAGTCGCTAATAAATGACATCCAAATAACGGGTTTGCCGGAACGGAGTGGTGAGAATGCTGTCCATCTGACTCTAGCGGTCACGAAGAAATTAGGCCTGGCTCTCGACTCCTGCGATATTGTGAGCGCGGAGCGAGCCGGCCCGCATCGCGCACTAGTGTCGAGTGAGGAGCGTCAGCGTCCGCGACCAGTGATCGTGCGATTGGCGCGGCGGTCTCTGCGCGACGATATAATAAAGGCGGCGCGGGTACGACGCGGCACCGACACATCAGGCGTCACTGACGGCGATCCTTCCCGAGTCTATATCAATGAGCATCTGACTCGCTTTAATCGCCTGTTGTTTTATAAAGCGAGAGAGGAGGGCAAACGACACGGTTGGCGCTTCATATGGACGCGAGAAGGCAGAATATATATGCGACGTGAGACGGATACGGCAGTACAACGCATTCGGACAGAATGTGATATAAGTAAgatttttggtttaaaataa